Genomic window (Lutra lutra chromosome 6, mLutLut1.2, whole genome shotgun sequence):
acTGAGAAAGCTGATGCATACAAAAAGGTCCTTCAAGAGACAGCGATTTGGGATTCGATTGGTCCATTATAGCTAGTGCTTCTCTGTCCCACCCAGTCAGTGTTGCTTACGTGGGTCCTTACAAGCTCCAGCAAAATTTTCTGATCTCAatctcataagaaaaaaataaaaaacacaagggtAACTTGTAGATGGTCTTCTCatcataaagaaacaaacatatttatagcaggattttaaaaaatcagtttttatctttatttctgcctgttaattattacatatatgaaaatgattgagcattttatttatttacttttttttttaaccaactttgAAGAGATGTTTTGGATAGTATGACTTAAAATATGGGACATATGGCATATGGAAAAAGGCACTTTTCATGGCGCTGGGCGGCACAATGGACCCAGAAAACAATCTGTAAATCAGCTATGAGTTCCAAATCAAAGATCACAGAGGCAAATGTTATCAATTGCTGGTGCAGTCGCTTCTCATATAGGCAACTCTAAATAACAGCACatatgtttaattaattaactaactaattttagagagagagcgagacagcatgagcagagggagaggcagaggaggacggagagaaagaatctcaagcagattctgcactgagtgtggagccagacgtggggcttgatctcacgaccctgagatcatgacctgagccaaaaccaagagtcatatgcttaaccgactgaggcacccaggcgccccagacttttaattttaaaaatgatgattaaTAGTCTTCCAGGCATTCTTTGTCACCATcataacatttatatacatatatacaaggAAGATATAAGTGGTACTTTTTATACCAGGGAATAAAGACAGGTTATAGGAAATACATacaatataatcataaaatatgactaaatataaaaaacattagGGTGAGAAATAATCCATCCCCTTATTCCCACCAATCCCTCATTGGATCCTTCACCAGTCCAGATTAATTTATTCAATACACTTACACATACCATGCTCCTGCTTACCTACAAGGCTTTCTTCTGgatttggaatattttcattgtttcttttcttttttttttttttaaagatttcatttattttttatttatttggcagacagagatcacaagtaggcagagagggcaggcagagagagaggaaggggagcaggttctctgctgagcagagagtccgatgcggggcttgatcccaggaccctgggatcatgcctgagctgaaggcagaggctttaaccccctgagccacccaggcaccccattttcattatttctatgtAAAAATCACCTATGTCCTGGATCCAGATCAAGTGCGGCTTTTTTCTCAAAGCTTTACTTGACCTCTCATACCCTCGCCAATATCTTTTCTCTCATTGCAACAACCTCTCATTGCAGTTATGATTTGAACCTTTTATTACATAATAGTTTTCTTCTCTACTGTTTTTCATGCATGATGGTGTGGTTACATCACTCCTGTCTACTCCCGGAGGATAGAACTGCGGGGGCTGCTGTATTCCGTACTCCCCATGGTACTTCTCTGTGTTGACCTGAGCCATCTGGGAGTTCTTAACGATGCATTCAAATGTTGATCTCATATTCTTACTGTGATTTTCAGGGGCTTCCTCTGTATGTGTTTGCCCACAACAATAATACCTTCAGGAACTGAAATAGATAAGGCCTGTGATTAGGTAGCAAATTTAGGTCATTGCCAAGTTTAGTTAGGTATTTCATAACAGCTTTGTAACTATGACTAGAATGAAAATGATGAACCCATGAGGATTTGCTTCCAGTTGAATGCCTTTCAGTCAGTACAGATCACTGGGATATGGTTTTGGTCTGACCTACAGCCTTCTTTAATGCCCGTTTCAGCTCACTGTTCCTTAGACTGTATATGAAGGGATTCAACATAGGGGCTATGACCATGAAGACCACTGATGTGGCTGAATCTTTTTCAGATGAATGGTTGGACGAGGGGCTCATATAGACTCCTGTGATTgcgccatagaaaagaatgaccAAGGCAAGGTGAGATCCACAGGTGGAGAAAGCCTTGAGTTTTCCTTGAGCAGAAGGGATTTTCATCACAGCAGAGATGATGAAGATATAGGACGCCATGATACACCCTGCAGGTACCACGAAGATCAGCCCCACGGCAGCCAGAACTATGAACTGGTTGAGACTGGTGTCAGAacaggagagggggaagagagagctgATATCACAGAAGAAATGGCGGATGATGTTGTTAGAGCAGAAGTGCAGACGGGTGAGCATAAGGGTGTGCAAGAGGGGATTGAAAGTGGCAAGGACCCAAGGCACAGCCACCAGACAGGCACAAAGGCGCCGAGTCATAATGGTGGAGTAATGCAAAGGGTGACAGATGGCCACATAACGGTCATACGCCATCACTGTGAGAAGGAAGTTGTCCATGCTGGCAAATATCATACAGAAATACATCTGAGCCAGGCAGCCAGGGTAGGAGATGGTCTGAGTCTGTGCTTGGATGTTCAGCAGCATCTTGGGGATGGTAGATGAAGGGAGGCAGATGTCTACCACAGagagattggaaaggaagaaatacatgggtgTATGGAGGCGACGGTCTGAGACAATAGCCAGCAAGATGAGCAAGTTTCCAAACAGCGCTGTTAGGTAGAGACATAGAAAAAGTACAAAGAGGAGAGCCTGTTGCTCTGGCCAACTTGAGAAGCCCAAGAGGAGAAATACAGAGACACtggtttggtttcctttttccattGAGTGGATATATCTGCATGAAAACCAAGAGGATGAAATacttttgacagaaaaaaaaaaatcccctcccttccccttttttttgtatttacctAGTCTTGTCTCctttactaaatattttctttaggccatcctgcctcctctctggtaaTTTCTCCTGAGCTTTACTGACCGTgggtatgtctttccatttcatcAGCCGACTTTTGATTTATCCTCCCTCACCTCACCAGGACGTCCAAGGGACCTTCGTACCTCTCCCCTCTTCCTACCTGTGATGTCAATAGTGGCTCTTGTACATTCTGCACTTTGTGTGGTTTCCTGGCTGCCAGCCCTGTGTTGGAACACATCCATGAGTCTGACACACTGACTGTAAGCCAAACTTTgagatttaaaggagaaaaaatttccAGATGTTTATCCAATATCCTATGAGCCATCCTGCTTGGAAACCAGTCAGACATCTACCATTTAGGATTTATAAGAAGATAAACCatcttagctttttaaaattcaaaagagaaatacAGTAACATGTTTgacaagcattaaaaaaaattaagcctccCCAAAATAGTTTACATGAAGACTATGAGCAACATaggaaattatttacaaaatagttaaaaagttatataacaCATGCAGTAACTACTTTAGTTTTAGTAGTTAAAActaaaagaacacagagaaagttATATCAAAGGAGGGGGCACATTTACAGGATTccctttcagtgttttttttttttttgtagtattttaaCCATAACTACAAAAAACTGGGTTCATGTTTATAAGGTATCGTGGTTACTTTGGGTGCTGCATGTCTTGGTGTAGAAAACACAATTCAATGGAGAGTTCCTGAAACTTGGATcaagatataaatgaaaaatactacCCTGGAAAACAATTAAGAAGACAAACATTCACATCCACAGATGAGATAGTTGCCCAAGAACGGAGGGCTCCCTGAGAGTTAGAAAATTTCTTGGAGAATGTGGGCTATGGCTGGCCCAGTTGGAACCAGACCCCATTACTTGTGGGCTGGGTGACCAAGGCACTTAATCACCCCGAATCTTACAATCTTAGTTCTCCTTTGTATGATAATGACACCTGCCTTAAAGATTGTTGTGCAAATGAAATGAGTCAATATGTGCAAAAGTCTCAGCAAAGAATGATTACTTAATAAATGCAAGTTGTTGGTGACCCAGCCATAACTGGGAGGGTCAGGTTCTTTCCTAGTCTCCACAGTGGCTGTTGTAAATCTTCCCTCCTTGAACATCCAGTATGTCCCTTCATATCACAGAAAAAACGGAGCCATGGTCAGATGGATGTGCTCAACTTTCTGCCACCAACACAGGAAACTTATCTGCATCTCTACTCatcattccttctctcctttcctcctgtcCCAAGTCTCCAGAGCCTcagcttctccttttttttttttaataggtaaaCTCTACCCTCAACGTGatactcaaactcacaactccaagatcaagagccacctgctctgctgactgagccagtcaggtgtccccAGCTCCTCCTTTCTGTAATCTATATGTTCTCCTGCTCTGCTGGACTCTGACTTTCAGCTGAGGTCTCTCCCACCTTTGGTTTCCCTTTCCAGATCCATGTCTACCTCTGGGTATCCTCCTGATTCTCTCCCCAGTGCAAAACTCCTCATGGACTTTGTTTCCTCATACCCACATGCCACTCGGCTGCTGCCTCAGCCACGCCAATGAATTGCTCCTTGGAGTCTTGAAAAACCCAATGTTTACTTCTTAGTCCTTTTGTTTTTAGACCTCCTAGAATTCTTGAGAAACTCTTCCTTGgatttattttcaactttctcaGATCTTTCTGGCCATTCCTTTTCAGTTGCCTTTGCAAAATGCACTCCCTTTGACAGCCATAAAATGTAGgcatttctctgttttgtttttgttgttattttgtcttatgcttccttttctttccatcctACCCATATTCCCGTATGATTCTATTCACTCTCATGGCTTTTCTATCTATATGCTACTCTCTTGTAAATTATTTCTCTGGAGCAATTCTCTCTCATCTTCAGACTCGTATTTCCAGTGCTCTCTGGATGTTTCTACTTCAATGTCACAGACATCTTATGTCTAATACTTCCCAAACTGAGTCCATCATATTCTCCCTGCTCAAAGACCATTCCTACCTCCATGTGCCCTTTATCAATGAATGGTACAGTTTGTCCAGTTGTTCAAGAATAGAAAACTTGGGAGTTAGCCCAGGACTTCTCTCTTTTACTTACCTCCAATCAATCATTAACCTCTGTTGATGTTATTTTGGGGGACTTAGAATATTATCAAACAAATAGATTTTTAACTTCTACTACAACTAAAGCACTGTTTTGGGCATTGGAAAATATCAGTGAATAAGAAAGGCATAGTCTCCATCCTTGAGGAGCTTCAAACCAAAGCCAGAAACTTTAGAGTTATCCTTGACTCATCCAGTTCACGACCAAGCCATGTTGGTATTCTGACTTTGTCACACCCATactgcttttctttgttcttagttATACTGACTATGCCAGACTCTCATCTCTTGTGTGGATACTTGCAATAACCTTCCCATTAGTCTTCCTTCCcaggagggcaggcaggaaggaaagaagactgTAGTCTTCCCCTTTCAATCTTCCTTTATCCTACCTAAGAAATTATTCTTCTAAAACAGgaatttcccttcttcccttcttaaAAATTTCCAATAGTTTTCAATTGCCTTCAATCCAAACTACCAATTCTTTATCATGGCACACACGGTTCTTCATTATCCCTTTCTTACCTGCCTAGTCTTATCTCTTGCTGTGACTAATTTCCCACCCTTAGAATTTCCTAATGCACACTGAAACTTTATGTCTCCCTGGCTTTTCTCACTTTGAGATCCTCTGACCACCTTACCTTACCAAGACATTCTCTATTGCTGTTTGTCTTCGTATCACAACCACTTGGAATTTTCTTGTTTCATATAAagcaatttatttgttttgtgatatGCATCAATAAAATGTGAGGTCCATAAGACCAGAAACTGatcctttttttaaaccaatatatGGGTGGGATATTGTCTGATAATGCAGCAGATATACAGatcaatatgtatttgttgaataaatgaatatacttCTAAAATTCTCAGAAGACTTTTCTTCTATCAGATAGCATGTATACTTTAGAGTGACTTTAATTCCAGTCTACATAGcatttgaaaatacataaatagatataaatatttatgtatttgtttttgttttgctttcataaCTCTTCCTTTCCAGCATGCTATTTTGGAGGGCACATAGACTGTATATTATTCATCTTTGCTTAGGGAAACCCAATTTCTCAAACAATGATTTATATTTGCCTGTGAAGAGAGGCTGTTTTTTTGGGTGGGGTGAGCTTCATGCCAGAGTGTGCAAGACAACACCATCTGGGGTTCTATTCTTGGTTCTCCACCTAGTGCTATTGTCTTGTATCTTAGCCAAAGCAGTGGAGAATCTGGTGACAGAAACTAAAGGAAACGGAGAAACTCTGTTGAACTATTTTTCCGGTGATTGAGTAACAGAAGTGTGAAATGCAGTCTACATACAAATTCAAATGACTGGGTTCTCTGATGCCTTTCTCCACTTAACACGTAAGTTGTAGAATGCCTCTCTGCCTTGACATTTGCTACTAGTGTGTAAATCTGTCACTTTTACTTAAAGAGAAACACCCAAGAGAAAAAAGCACCTGTAGTCTTCGCTCTTCTTCCATAAAAGTCTCTGCCCTGATGCTCCAGGAGCTTTGGAGGTGGTGGGGAAAATGGCCAGGTGAAGTGACTTAGTTCTTGGACAAAGTagatataaaaatttagaatttggGCCCTTGTCACTTTATGCTATGTGGACCAAATAACAGAGGAAACCTACCTGAAGAGAGGGAAGATTAAAGTAGATTTTCAAGGAAAAGGGAGAGTCATTTAACATTCTACCTCAACTCTGACTCCTTTGCTAATTGCGTTGTCCACCTGAAAGGATATCCCCTATCTATTTTCCCTCTCACCTTTGCACCTTTGACTTTCTTGACCTAGCAATTCTTCCTAAACTCAGTTCTGAAGACTCTTCCTAGATTGGGCCAAGTTCATGCCCATTGGCATTTGGTCCTCATTTACCCAACATTTCCAGCTGCAGGTACATATCTTCCTAGTGTTCTTTGATTTGGACCCAAGCTTATTGTTAACTGTTATCCTAAGCTCTTTGTATGAATCTCTTAAAGAACTGATCTGAATATTGAAATATTCATTTACAGAGAATGTACAAAAGAAATATTCTAGAAACCAAATGCTCTGGAGGGAACAGAAAGAACTTTTCAATAATCTATAGGAGACATAAAGAAGAAGTTATGGGCATGTGAAAAATACTCTGGATTTGTAAACatagattttattgatttcattaGTGCATGAGGATGGGGTAGCAGTGATAACATTAAAGACCCCTCCCCTCTACTTTTCTATCAACCAAATGTTTTCACTctggaaaaatgataaaacaatggAAGTACATGAAACCTGCTGAGTAAATTCtgaaattgtataaaaataataaaattttcacCAAGATAGAAAAACTGTAAAGACAAAGCTTACCACTCTCAAGTACTAGATGCCATGCTAAATGCTCTCATAGTTTGCTAATCCTCATAATACCTCTATAATATAGGTCACATATCCTCATTATATATTCACTGATTGTTCGCAGAGCCAGGACCTGAGTTAATTGATTTGAAATCTCATCCACTTTTCACTAAACCACTACTGAATCTAGGCTTTAACACCTTCACAGGGAGGGCTCCCATTTATtaatcaattcattcattcagtccaCAAATGGCATTACTGTATGATAGACAATGCCTGCTGGCCTTGAGTAGAACCTAAACTTGTCTTACTTATGTAAAGACTTGCTTCCTCCATTCTTCTCAGATCTGCTCACTTTCCAGCACACTTACCAGATCCTCATATCAGGAATCTTCTGAGAAGAGACTTTAGCTTCTAAGTCTCAAGAGTAatgggaaagtttttaaaaagagaatgttgCCCTTCCTCCAGGACGTACAAGGCTGAGGGATGGGATGCTTCTTGGGCAGGTGTATCTGGTGCAGTGAGAGCTGAAGTGACCTCAGGACTCTCCAGCACTGGCGTTTATAGCTTCTTTGCAGTGCTTGAGAACCCAGTCTTGCCAAGCTTCCTCAGCTCCAGTAACAATTACTTTATCCCCTTTGTGGGTTTCCCAATTGCAACCCTAGGGATAATGTATGTGGCACATAATCTTCCAGGGAGATTCAAGGAATTAAAAGATCTGGAAATTGTTCACAGACTCCCAGGAAGACTTGTAACACATATCTCCCCTTCCACCTTCCAAGAAGCTCCAAAACAACAAATATCCAACATTTCACCAGAAACAACCTTTTGCAACATGAGTTGACTTATTCTCTAAATATAGGATTTGTCTTCCCTGATTGAAGCACCCTGTAAACAACACCATCCTTGAGCTTCTGAATACTTGATTTATCAACTAATATATCAGCTTGGGGATAAAACTCAGAAGTTTGGGGATGCCATATCCCAGGATGGTGTATATGCATGGAAAAATAACCATATATGGTAGTGTGTCCCCAGTGCTACAACCTATGTGTCTAGATGTCAAAGGGTGTGCATCTGTTAGCTTTTTCTGTATAACAAACCACTCTAAACTTAGAAGCTTAAGACACCAACCATTAATTATCTCACAATTATGTGAGTCAGCAGTTTGGGCTAGGCTCAGCTGGGTAGCTCTTCTGGTCTTGGCTAGACTCATTCAAACGCCTACATACCTGTAGCTGGGTTCATTTAGAACTTAGTGTTCTAGAATGGCCACAAGTGGGATAACACCTGTCTGCTCAATGTGATCTCTCATGCTCCAGAAGGATGTTCATATGGTAGGGGAAGATTTCTGAGAGAGTAGAACCATGAAAGGTATATTGAAGCCTAGGCTTAAAACTGGCACAATGTCACTTCTACTGCATTCTGTTGTCCAATGCAAGTCACAAGACTAACCAGTTTCAAAGGATGGGGAAAGAATCTGCCTCTTGGTGGAGAAGCTTAAAAGTCACATGgcaaaaaaatacagattcaggaAGGAGGGCAAAATTGTGGGGAGTTTTGCAATCAACCAaagatcaccacgtttgtatctttagggtaaatacccagtagtgcaattcctgggtcttggggtagctctattttcaactttttgaggaacctccatgctgttttccagagtggctgcaccagcttgcattcccatcaacagtgtaggagggttcccctttctctgcatcctcgccagcatctgttatttcacaacttgttaattttagccattctgactggtgtgaggtggtatctcactgtggttttgatttgtatctccctgatacTGAGcaatgttgagcacattttcatgtgtctgttggctatttgtatgtcttctttgcagaaatatctgttcatgtcctctgcccatttcttgattggattatttgttctttgggtgttgagtttggtaagtgcagattttggatactagccctttatctgagatgtcatttgtaaatatcttctcccattctttccattgtcttttagttttgttcactgtttcctttgctgtgcaaaagctttttatcttgatgaaataccagtagttcattttgccctcacttcccttgcctttggctacatttctaggaagaagttgctgaggctgatgtcgaagaggttgctgcctgtgttctcctcaaggattttgatggattcctgtctcacattgaggccttccatccattttgagtctatttttgtgtgtggtgtaaggaaatggtccagtttcattcttctgcatgtggctgtccaattttcccaacaccatttgttgaatagactgtcttctttccactggacattctttcctgttttgtcaaaaatcagttgaccatagagttgagggtctatttctgggctctgtattctgttccattgatctatgtatttgtttttgtgccagtacaaagtctaatttatctgatataaggattgccgtcccagctttcttttgatgtcaatTAGTGTGGATAAATATTTTCCACCCACTCACTTTatatctggaggtgtctttgggtctaaaatgagtgtcttgcagacagcatattgatgtgtcttgtttttttaatccattctgataccctgtgtcttttgattggagcatttattccatttacattcagggtaactattgaaagatatgaatttggtgccattgtattgcctgtaaggtgactgttactgtatattgtctctgttcctttctggtataTGTTACCTTTACACTCTCTCTtggcttagaggatccctttcaatatttcctgtagggctcattttgtgtttgcaaattcttttagtttttgtttgtcctggatgatttttatctccccttctattttcaatgacagcctaggtggatatagtattcttggctgcatgtttttctcatttagtgctctgaatatatcatgccagtctttcttggcctgccaagtctctgtggataggtctgctgccaacctaatatatctaccattgtatgttacagatctcttgtcccgagctggtttcaggattttctctttgtcactgagacttgtaaattttactat
Coding sequences:
- the LOC125102066 gene encoding putative olfactory receptor 1F12P gives rise to the protein MEKGNQTSVSVFLLLGFSSWPEQQALLFVLFLCLYLTALFGNLLILLAIVSDRRLHTPMYFFLSNLSVVDICLPSSTIPKMLLNIQAQTQTISYPGCLAQMYFCMIFASMDNFLLTVMAYDRYVAICHPLHYSTIMTRRLCACLVAVPWVLATFNPLLHTLMLTRLHFCSNNIIRHFFCDISSLFPLSCSDTSLNQFIVLAAVGLIFVVPAGCIMASYIFIISAVMKIPSAQGKLKAFSTCGSHLALVILFYGAITGVYMSPSSNHSSEKDSATSVVFMVIAPMLNPFIYSLRNSELKRALKKAVGQTKTISQ